In one window of Thermodesulfobacteriota bacterium DNA:
- the fusA gene encoding elongation factor G, giving the protein MARQVSLEKQRNIGIMAHIDAGKTTTTERILFYTGVTYKIGEVHEGTAVMDWMEQEKERGITITSAATTCSWKETRINIIDTPGHVDFTIEVERSLRVLDGAVAVFCSVGGVEPQSETVWRQANKYHVPRIAFVNKMDRVGADFYRVVGMISDRLKARPVVLQIPIGKEETFKGVVDLVQNKGIIWEEETLGAKYTVIDVPAEMKDEVAEWREKLVEAAADFDESLMEKYLDGQEVTPEELKKALRKGTIAMELTPVICGSSFKNKGVQLLLDSVVEYLPSPIDIPPIKGINPETNEEDSRPTSDDAPFSALAFKIMTDPFVGQLTFFRVYSGCMTAGSYVYNSTKDQKERIGRLVKLHANKREDVKEVYAGDIAAAVGMKYTVTGDTICDPAKPVILESMDFPEPVISIAIEPKTKADQEKLGIALQKLAIEDPSFRVKTDEETGQTIISGMGELHLEIIVDRMLREFKVEASVGKPQVAYRETITRKAKAEGKYIRQTGGRGQYGHVYIEIEPGEKGKNFEFVNKIVGGTIPKEYVGPVENGMREASENGSLAGYPVVDVKVTLYDGSYHDVDSSEMAFKIAGSMAFKEAVRNAGPILLEPIMSVEVVVPEQFMGDVIGDLNSRRGKIQGMESRGGFQVVGATVPLANMFGYSTDLRSKTQGRASYTMQFSHYEQVPNSVTEVLTAKVQAAK; this is encoded by the coding sequence TTGGCCAGGCAAGTATCATTAGAGAAGCAAAGAAATATCGGGATCATGGCCCATATAGACGCGGGCAAGACCACGACCACAGAGAGGATCCTCTTCTACACGGGCGTGACCTACAAGATAGGCGAAGTCCACGAGGGGACCGCGGTCATGGACTGGATGGAGCAGGAGAAGGAGAGGGGCATAACGATAACCTCGGCCGCCACGACCTGCTCCTGGAAGGAAACCCGCATCAACATAATAGACACCCCGGGCCACGTCGACTTCACGATTGAGGTCGAGAGGTCGCTTCGCGTCCTTGACGGCGCCGTGGCGGTATTCTGCTCCGTGGGCGGCGTTGAGCCCCAGAGCGAGACCGTCTGGAGGCAGGCAAACAAGTACCACGTTCCGAGGATCGCGTTCGTCAACAAGATGGACCGCGTGGGCGCGGACTTCTACAGGGTCGTCGGAATGATATCCGACAGGCTCAAGGCAAGGCCGGTCGTTCTCCAGATCCCCATCGGCAAGGAAGAGACCTTCAAGGGCGTAGTGGACCTGGTGCAGAACAAGGGCATCATCTGGGAAGAGGAGACCCTCGGCGCAAAGTACACCGTGATAGACGTGCCCGCAGAGATGAAGGACGAGGTCGCCGAGTGGAGGGAGAAGCTCGTCGAGGCCGCCGCCGACTTTGACGAGAGCCTGATGGAGAAGTACCTTGACGGGCAGGAGGTAACCCCCGAGGAGCTTAAGAAGGCCCTGAGGAAGGGCACCATTGCGATGGAGCTTACGCCGGTCATATGCGGCTCCTCCTTCAAGAACAAGGGCGTACAGCTCCTCCTTGACTCGGTAGTCGAATACCTTCCTTCACCGATAGACATACCCCCCATAAAAGGCATAAACCCGGAGACGAACGAAGAGGACTCGCGTCCCACTTCCGATGACGCTCCGTTTTCGGCCCTGGCTTTCAAGATCATGACAGACCCGTTCGTGGGCCAGCTTACGTTCTTCCGCGTATATTCCGGCTGCATGACCGCCGGCTCGTACGTCTATAACTCCACCAAGGACCAGAAGGAGAGGATAGGGCGTCTGGTCAAGCTCCACGCCAACAAGCGCGAGGACGTGAAAGAGGTCTATGCCGGCGACATTGCCGCCGCGGTCGGCATGAAGTACACCGTCACGGGCGATACCATATGCGACCCGGCGAAGCCCGTAATACTCGAGTCCATGGACTTCCCCGAGCCGGTCATCTCGATTGCCATCGAGCCGAAGACCAAGGCTGACCAGGAGAAGCTCGGTATCGCGCTGCAGAAGCTGGCGATCGAGGACCCCTCCTTCCGCGTGAAAACGGACGAGGAGACTGGCCAGACCATCATATCGGGAATGGGCGAGCTCCATCTCGAGATAATCGTGGACAGGATGCTCCGCGAGTTCAAGGTAGAGGCTTCGGTCGGAAAGCCCCAGGTCGCCTACAGGGAGACCATCACCAGGAAGGCGAAGGCCGAGGGCAAGTACATAAGGCAGACGGGCGGACGCGGCCAGTACGGCCACGTATACATAGAGATAGAGCCGGGCGAGAAGGGCAAGAACTTCGAATTCGTCAATAAAATCGTCGGCGGAACCATCCCGAAGGAATATGTAGGCCCGGTAGAGAACGGCATGAGGGAGGCCTCTGAGAACGGCTCGCTCGCCGGATACCCGGTCGTTGACGTCAAGGTCACGCTTTACGACGGCTCATACCATGACGTGGACTCGTCCGAGATGGCCTTTAAGATTGCCGGCTCCATGGCCTTCAAGGAGGCCGTTAGGAACGCGGGCCCCATACTGCTTGAACCCATCATGTCGGTCGAGGTCGTAGTGCCCGAGCAGTTCATGGGCGACGTCATAGGCGACCTCAACTCGAGGAGGGGTAAGATCCAGGGCATGGAATCGAGGGGCGGCTTTCAGGTGGTGGGCGCGACTGTCCCGCTTGCCAACATGTTCGGATATTCAACCGACCTCCGGTCAAAGACGCAGGGCAGGGCATCCTACACCATGCAGTTCTCGCATTACGAGCAGGTGCCCAATTCCGTCACAGAGGTGCTGACCGCGAAGGTGCAGGCCGCGAAATAG
- the tuf gene encoding elongation factor Tu: MSKAKFERGKAHLNVGTIGHVDHGKTSLTAAITKVLSSKGYAEFLAYENIDKAPEERERGVTISISHVEYQTDKRHYAHIDCPGHADYIKNMITGAAQMDGAIMVVSAADGPMPQTREHILLARQVGVPYIVVFLNKVDMVDDKELLDLVELEVRELLNQYKFPGDEIPVIKGSALKILECGCGKKECQWCGAIHELTEALDTYIPEPKREVDKPFLMPVEDVFSISGRGTVVTGRVERGIVKVGEEIEIIGLRPTTKTTVTGVEMFRKLLDEGRAGDNIGALLRGTKKEEVERGQVLAKPGSVTPHTKFKGEVYILTKEEGGRHTPFFNGYRPQFYFRTTDVTGIVTLPEGTEMVMPGDNISIDVALITPIAMEEGLRFAIREGGRTVGAGVVTKITE; encoded by the coding sequence ATGAGCAAGGCTAAATTCGAGAGAGGCAAGGCGCACCTTAACGTAGGCACGATAGGCCACGTTGACCACGGGAAGACCTCGCTTACCGCGGCGATAACCAAGGTCCTTAGCTCGAAGGGGTACGCGGAGTTTCTTGCGTACGAGAACATAGACAAGGCGCCCGAGGAGAGGGAGAGGGGAGTAACGATCTCCATATCCCACGTCGAGTACCAGACGGACAAGAGGCACTACGCGCACATAGACTGCCCGGGCCACGCGGACTACATAAAGAACATGATAACGGGCGCGGCGCAGATGGACGGCGCGATAATGGTGGTCTCCGCGGCTGACGGCCCGATGCCGCAGACGAGGGAGCATATACTCCTTGCGAGGCAGGTTGGGGTTCCCTACATAGTCGTATTCCTTAACAAGGTTGACATGGTAGACGACAAGGAGCTTCTGGACCTTGTGGAGCTCGAGGTGAGGGAGCTTCTGAACCAGTACAAGTTCCCGGGTGACGAGATCCCGGTAATAAAGGGGAGCGCCCTTAAGATACTGGAGTGCGGGTGCGGCAAGAAGGAATGCCAGTGGTGCGGGGCGATACACGAGCTTACCGAGGCGCTGGACACCTATATACCGGAGCCCAAGCGGGAAGTGGACAAGCCTTTCCTGATGCCTGTCGAGGACGTCTTTTCGATATCCGGGCGCGGCACCGTGGTGACGGGCAGGGTCGAGAGGGGCATTGTAAAGGTAGGCGAGGAGATCGAGATAATAGGGCTTCGTCCGACGACGAAGACTACCGTTACGGGAGTCGAGATGTTCAGGAAGCTCCTGGACGAGGGGCGCGCCGGCGACAACATCGGGGCGCTCTTGAGGGGCACGAAGAAGGAAGAGGTTGAGAGGGGCCAGGTGCTGGCGAAGCCCGGGTCTGTGACTCCGCACACGAAGTTCAAGGGCGAGGTCTACATCCTCACGAAGGAGGAGGGAGGCCGCCACACGCCGTTCTTCAACGGCTACAGGCCGCAGTTCTACTTCAGGACGACGGACGTCACTGGCATCGTGACCCTTCCCGAGGGCACGGAGATGGTCATGCCCGGAGACAACATAAGCATAGACGTGGCGCTCATAACGCCGATAGCGATGGAAGAGGGCTTGAGGTTCGCGATCCGCGAGGGCGGAAGGACGGTCGGAGCGGGCGTAGTTACCAAGATAACCGAATAA
- the rpsJ gene encoding 30S ribosomal protein S10, with product MDNQKIRIRLKAFDHRLLDKSVKEIVDTAKRTGAAIKGPIPLPTRINRFTVLRSPHVDKKSREQFEIRTHKRLMDIMEPTQTTVDALMKLDLPAGVDVEIKLE from the coding sequence GTGGACAACCAGAAGATCAGGATAAGGCTTAAGGCGTTCGACCACAGGCTTCTCGACAAGTCCGTGAAGGAGATAGTCGATACCGCGAAAAGGACGGGCGCGGCCATAAAAGGCCCGATACCGCTCCCGACCAGGATCAACAGGTTCACGGTCCTCAGATCGCCGCATGTCGACAAGAAGAGCCGCGAGCAGTTCGAGATACGCACGCACAAGCGGCTCATGGATATCATGGAACCCACTCAGACCACGGTAGACGCGCTCATGAAGCTCGACCTCCCGGCGGGCGTGGACGTGGAGATAAAGCTCGAGTAG
- the rplC gene encoding 50S ribosomal protein L3, with amino-acid sequence MIAGIVGKKIGMTHVYSEGGAMVPVTVIKTGNTVVQRKTREKDGYDAVQVGFLEKKERRETKPLQGHFKKAGTPCFYHLIEFKGAELDAYKPGTAVNAADVFKPGDWVDVSGNSKGKGFMGSMRRHNFRGGSESHGSMHNRAPGSIGSSSDPSRVFKGMKMAGHMGAANVTVQNLQVVAIRPEENVILIKGAVPGAINGVVVIKKALKKNNK; translated from the coding sequence ATGATTGCAGGAATCGTAGGGAAGAAGATCGGAATGACCCACGTCTACTCCGAGGGGGGTGCGATGGTGCCCGTTACGGTCATAAAGACCGGCAACACCGTCGTGCAGAGAAAGACCAGGGAAAAGGACGGGTACGACGCCGTGCAGGTAGGCTTCCTCGAGAAGAAGGAGAGGAGGGAGACGAAACCCCTCCAGGGCCACTTCAAGAAGGCGGGCACCCCGTGCTTCTATCACCTCATTGAGTTCAAGGGCGCCGAGCTCGACGCATACAAGCCCGGCACCGCCGTCAACGCGGCAGACGTCTTCAAGCCCGGCGACTGGGTGGACGTATCCGGGAATTCCAAGGGCAAGGGCTTCATGGGCTCAATGAGGCGGCACAACTTCAGGGGCGGCTCCGAGTCCCACGGCTCCATGCACAACAGGGCTCCCGGGTCCATAGGCTCGAGCTCCGACCCGTCACGCGTCTTCAAAGGCATGAAGATGGCCGGCCACATGGGCGCGGCTAACGTCACCGTGCAGAACCTTCAGGTCGTCGCGATAAGGCCCGAGGAGAACGTCATCCTTATAAAGGGCGCGGTCCCCGGCGCGATCAACGGCGTGGTTGTAATAAAAAAGGCGCTCAAAAAGAACAATAAATAG
- the rplD gene encoding 50S ribosomal protein L4 produces MNVEVLDTNGSKVSEVALSEEVFSGEVKEHLFYEVVKMQLANRRSGTASTKTKGEVSGGGIKPWKQKGTGRARSGSNRSPVWRHGGTVFGPHPRDYSYKLPKKVMKEALKNALRLRLKEGRLKVLSSIDLAEPKTKSALDLLQKHGLQNALIVIDGPNRNLELAVRNLKDFQVQLSGGLNVYDILSYDNLVMTRGALEKVEALVQ; encoded by the coding sequence ATGAACGTAGAGGTTCTGGACACGAACGGCTCGAAGGTCTCCGAGGTGGCCCTTAGCGAAGAGGTCTTCTCTGGAGAGGTCAAGGAGCACCTCTTTTACGAGGTCGTGAAGATGCAGCTCGCCAACAGGCGCTCGGGCACCGCCTCGACCAAGACCAAGGGAGAGGTAAGCGGCGGCGGCATAAAGCCCTGGAAGCAGAAAGGCACTGGCCGGGCAAGGTCGGGATCGAACAGGTCTCCGGTATGGAGGCACGGCGGCACGGTATTCGGCCCGCACCCGAGGGATTATTCATACAAGCTCCCGAAGAAGGTCATGAAGGAAGCCCTGAAGAACGCGCTCCGGCTCCGTCTCAAGGAGGGCAGGCTCAAGGTGCTATCTTCCATCGACCTCGCCGAGCCGAAGACGAAGTCGGCCCTGGATCTCCTTCAGAAACATGGGCTTCAAAACGCCCTTATCGTCATCGACGGCCCGAACAGGAACCTTGAGCTCGCGGTAAGGAACCTGAAGGACTTCCAGGTGCAGTTGTCCGGCGGGCTTAACGTCTACGACATACTGAGCTATGACAACCTGGTCATGACCAGGGGCGCGCTCGAGAAAGTAGAGGCGTTGGTGCAATGA
- a CDS encoding 50S ribosomal protein L23, producing MKNHYTVLKSPVITEKSTAAAADGKVVFWVDVNATKKDIKEAVESIFKVKVLDVNTHRLAGKIKRMGKYAGQRPTRKKAYLKLREGDRIEIFEGV from the coding sequence ATGAAAAACCATTATACAGTACTCAAGTCGCCGGTCATAACCGAGAAGAGCACCGCCGCCGCAGCCGACGGCAAGGTCGTCTTCTGGGTGGACGTGAACGCCACCAAGAAGGACATCAAGGAGGCGGTGGAGAGCATATTCAAGGTAAAGGTGCTCGACGTAAACACGCACAGGCTCGCGGGCAAGATAAAGCGCATGGGGAAGTACGCCGGGCAGAGGCCCACGCGGAAGAAGGCATATCTTAAGCTCCGCGAGGGCGACCGGATAGAGATATTCGAGGGCGTATAG
- the rplB gene encoding 50S ribosomal protein L2: MPVKKYNPTSPAMREKTTLVHDVAKKRPEKSLTAPVKRTGGRNNLGRVTSRWIGGGHKRIYRLIDFKRDKVSIPAKVAAIEYDPNRTANIALLNYADGEKRYILAPVDLKVGDTVVAGPEADIKPGNALPLRSIPVGTFVHNVEMRKGKGGQLVKSAGSYAQLMAKEGAYATIKLPSNEVRYVLQDCYATIGQVGNIDHENVTIGKAGRSRWLGRNPKVRGVAMNPVDHPHGGGEGKSKGGNHPTNPWGVPTKGYKTRRRKYTDKFIITRRK; encoded by the coding sequence ATGCCAGTAAAAAAGTACAACCCTACGTCGCCGGCCATGAGAGAGAAGACGACGCTCGTCCACGACGTCGCCAAAAAGAGGCCGGAAAAGAGCCTTACCGCGCCTGTCAAGAGGACGGGCGGCAGGAATAACCTCGGCAGGGTCACAAGCCGCTGGATAGGCGGGGGCCACAAGAGGATTTACAGGCTGATCGACTTCAAGAGGGACAAGGTCAGTATCCCCGCGAAGGTCGCGGCCATAGAGTACGACCCGAACAGGACCGCTAATATAGCGCTCCTTAACTACGCGGACGGCGAGAAGCGCTACATACTCGCGCCGGTGGACTTGAAGGTGGGCGACACTGTGGTCGCCGGCCCCGAGGCCGACATAAAGCCGGGCAACGCCCTGCCGCTCCGTTCAATACCAGTGGGCACCTTCGTCCATAACGTGGAGATGAGGAAGGGCAAGGGCGGCCAGCTTGTAAAGAGCGCCGGTTCCTACGCCCAGCTCATGGCCAAGGAAGGCGCCTACGCGACCATAAAGCTTCCCTCGAACGAGGTCAGGTACGTTTTGCAGGACTGCTACGCGACCATAGGGCAGGTCGGCAACATCGACCACGAGAACGTGACCATAGGCAAGGCCGGCAGGTCCCGCTGGCTCGGAAGGAACCCGAAGGTGAGGGGCGTGGCCATGAACCCGGTCGACCACCCGCACGGCGGCGGCGAAGGCAAGAGCAAGGGCGGCAACCACCCGACCAACCCCTGGGGCGTGCCGACCAAGGGATATAAGACCAGGCGGCGGAAGTACACAGACAAGTTTATAATTACCAGGAGGAAATAG
- the rpsS gene encoding 30S ribosomal protein S19, with protein MRSLKKGPFVDSHLMEKVNAAGDARQRKVIKTWSRRSMIVPEMVGFTIAVHNGKKFVPVFVTENMVGHKLGEFSPTRTFHGHSGVKKAKVPGAKG; from the coding sequence TTGCGTTCCTTAAAAAAAGGCCCGTTCGTGGACTCGCACCTGATGGAGAAGGTTAACGCCGCCGGCGACGCCAGGCAGCGGAAGGTCATAAAGACCTGGTCAAGGCGTTCCATGATAGTCCCCGAGATGGTGGGCTTCACCATAGCAGTGCATAACGGGAAGAAGTTCGTCCCGGTCTTCGTGACCGAGAACATGGTCGGGCACAAGCTCGGCGAGTTCTCCCCGACCCGCACCTTCCACGGCCACTCGGGCGTAAAGAAGGCAAAGGTGCCCGGGGCAAAGGGTTAA
- the rplV gene encoding 50S ribosomal protein L22, with amino-acid sequence MEAKAVLRYLKTSPQKTRLVIDLIRGKKIDEALTLLGHSDKAVSRDLIKLVKSAMANAENTKNLNVDRLFVKAAYVDGGPVLKRTHAKAMGRGSLIRRRTSHVTVVLGEA; translated from the coding sequence ATGGAAGCCAAGGCAGTTCTCAGATACTTGAAGACCTCACCGCAGAAGACGCGCCTGGTCATCGACCTCATAAGGGGCAAGAAGATAGACGAGGCGCTTACGCTCCTCGGCCATAGCGACAAGGCCGTGAGCAGGGACCTCATAAAGCTCGTGAAGAGCGCGATGGCGAACGCCGAGAACACCAAGAACCTGAACGTGGACAGGCTTTTCGTAAAGGCGGCTTACGTCGACGGCGGGCCGGTGCTTAAGCGCACGCACGCGAAGGCGATGGGCAGGGGCTCGCTCATAAGGCGCAGGACCAGCCACGTTACCGTGGTCCTCGGAGAGGCATAA
- the rpsC gene encoding 30S ribosomal protein S3 — protein MGQKVHPIGFRLGISKGWNSRWFGEKNYAAFVHEDLTLRKFVKKKLFHAGISSIDIERTANKVRVIIRTARPGIVIGKRGSEIDVMKKQLAKLSGRDVDLDIVEVRKPDTDAQLVAENVALQLERRVSFRRAMKKAVTTSLRMGAKGIKIMCAGRLGGAEIARSEWYREGRVPLHTLRADIDYGQAEALTTYGIIGVKVLVYKGEVPVQRAAAEESAATKG, from the coding sequence TTGGGTCAGAAGGTACATCCAATAGGATTCAGGCTCGGCATTTCCAAGGGCTGGAACTCGAGGTGGTTCGGCGAGAAGAATTACGCCGCCTTCGTCCACGAGGACCTGACCCTCAGGAAGTTCGTCAAGAAGAAGCTCTTCCACGCCGGCATCTCCTCGATCGACATCGAGAGGACCGCCAACAAGGTGAGGGTCATCATAAGGACCGCGAGGCCGGGCATAGTCATCGGCAAGCGCGGCTCCGAGATAGACGTCATGAAAAAGCAGCTCGCGAAGCTCTCGGGCAGGGACGTTGACCTCGACATAGTCGAGGTAAGGAAGCCCGACACCGACGCGCAGCTCGTTGCCGAGAACGTGGCCCTGCAGCTCGAAAGAAGGGTCTCGTTCAGGAGGGCGATGAAGAAGGCCGTGACGACGTCGCTACGCATGGGCGCCAAGGGCATCAAGATAATGTGCGCCGGCAGGCTCGGAGGCGCCGAAATAGCGAGAAGCGAATGGTACAGGGAGGGGAGGGTGCCTCTCCATACCCTGAGAGCTGACATAGATTACGGCCAGGCCGAGGCGCTCACCACTTACGGGATAATAGGCGTCAAGGTGCTTGTTTACAAGGGCGAGGTCCCGGTACAGAGGGCGGCAGCCGAAGAGTCCGCAGCAACTAAAGGGTAG
- the rplP gene encoding 50S ribosomal protein L16: protein MLMPKKVKFRKQQRGKRRGLASRGAELAFGNYGLQSTDCGWLSTRQIEAARIAMTRFIKRGGKIWIRVFPDKPITKKPAETRMGSGKGAPEDWVVVIKPGRVLYEMEGVTEAVAREAFRLASHKISLGTKFIKREDI from the coding sequence ATGTTGATGCCGAAAAAGGTAAAATTCAGGAAACAGCAGAGAGGCAAGAGGAGAGGCCTTGCCTCGAGGGGCGCGGAGCTCGCGTTCGGGAACTACGGCCTCCAGTCCACCGACTGCGGCTGGCTTTCCACCAGGCAGATAGAGGCCGCCAGGATCGCCATGACCCGCTTCATCAAGAGGGGCGGCAAGATCTGGATAAGGGTGTTCCCCGACAAGCCCATCACCAAGAAGCCCGCGGAGACCAGGATGGGCAGCGGAAAGGGCGCGCCCGAGGACTGGGTTGTCGTGATAAAGCCTGGCCGCGTGCTCTACGAGATGGAGGGCGTGACCGAGGCCGTGGCCAGGGAGGCTTTCAGGCTCGCCTCGCACAAGATATCGCTCGGCACCAAGTTCATCAAAAGGGAAGATATATGA
- the rpmC gene encoding 50S ribosomal protein L29 → MKPAELREMTLEDARAKEGELTKELFSLRMRHATNQLENPLRLRALRRDIARVKTILAEKERGAKK, encoded by the coding sequence ATGAAACCGGCAGAACTGAGGGAAATGACGCTGGAGGACGCCAGGGCCAAGGAGGGCGAGCTCACGAAAGAGCTCTTCAGCCTGCGCATGCGCCATGCCACCAACCAGCTTGAGAACCCGCTGAGGCTACGCGCCCTCAGGAGGGATATAGCCAGGGTGAAGACCATCCTGGCCGAGAAGGAGAGGGGGGCTAAGAAATAA
- the rpsQ gene encoding 30S ribosomal protein S17 yields MASEAKTPHKKTLVGSVMTSGKMDKTVVVSIERLAKHPFYGKYVKRRVKYTAHDEKNECGAGDKVVIVETRPLSKTKRWRVKEILEKAK; encoded by the coding sequence ATGGCTTCGGAAGCAAAGACTCCGCACAAGAAGACGCTCGTCGGGAGCGTCATGACAAGCGGCAAGATGGACAAGACCGTCGTCGTCTCCATCGAGAGGCTCGCGAAACACCCCTTCTACGGCAAGTACGTAAAGAGGCGCGTTAAGTACACGGCCCATGACGAGAAGAACGAATGCGGCGCGGGCGACAAGGTCGTGATCGTCGAGACCAGGCCGCTCAGCAAGACCAAGAGATGGCGCGTTAAAGAAATCCTGGAGAAGGCAAAATGA
- the rplN gene encoding 50S ribosomal protein L14: MIQIRSILGVADNSGAKKVSCIKVIGASNKLIANIGDVIIANVKEAVFDAKVKKGEVVRAVVVRTRKETRRPDGSYIRFDENSCVIINKENEPVGTRIFGPVARELRAKKFMKIVSLAPEVL, from the coding sequence ATGATACAGATCAGGTCAATCCTCGGGGTTGCCGACAATTCGGGGGCCAAGAAGGTCTCCTGCATAAAGGTAATCGGCGCGTCCAACAAGCTCATCGCCAACATCGGGGACGTCATCATCGCCAACGTCAAGGAAGCGGTATTCGACGCGAAGGTCAAGAAGGGCGAGGTGGTGAGGGCGGTCGTGGTCCGCACCAGGAAAGAGACGAGAAGGCCGGACGGCTCCTATATAAGGTTCGACGAGAACTCCTGCGTCATCATAAACAAGGAAAACGAACCGGTCGGCACCAGGATTTTCGGCCCCGTCGCCAGGGAGCTCCGCGCAAAGAAGTTCATGAAGATAGTCTCGCTCGCGCCCGAGGTCCTTTAA
- the rplX gene encoding 50S ribosomal protein L24, whose protein sequence is MALKIRKDDQIMVIAGKERGKTGKVLRVDPDKEKVYIEKLNVVKRHQKPSPKYKHGGIIEKEAPIHVSNVMILCEKCKGPVRAGRRLEGDRRVRYCKKCGEVLDK, encoded by the coding sequence ATGGCATTGAAGATCAGGAAAGACGACCAGATAATGGTCATAGCCGGCAAGGAGAGGGGCAAGACCGGCAAGGTGCTCAGGGTTGACCCTGACAAGGAAAAGGTCTACATCGAGAAGCTTAACGTGGTCAAGCGCCACCAGAAGCCTTCGCCCAAGTACAAGCACGGCGGCATAATCGAGAAAGAGGCCCCCATACACGTCTCGAACGTGATGATACTCTGCGAGAAGTGCAAGGGGCCGGTCAGGGCCGGCAGGAGGCTCGAAGGGGACCGCAGGGTGAGGTATTGCAAAAAGTGCGGTGAGGTGCTGGATAAATGA
- the rplE gene encoding 50S ribosomal protein L5 — protein sequence MPRLKDKFDKEVVPAMMKEFSYSNVMQVPKLEKIVINIGLGEAVKEIKVIDAASRDLAAITGQKPVVTKAKKSIATYKLRAGMPIGCMVTLRGAKMYEFFDRFASFAAPRIRDFKGMPDKSFDGRGNYTIGVKEQIIFPEIEYDKIDKIRGLNITINTTAKSDEEAKALLRHLGMPFRS from the coding sequence ATCCCGAGACTCAAGGACAAGTTCGATAAAGAGGTCGTCCCCGCTATGATGAAGGAGTTCAGCTACTCCAACGTCATGCAGGTGCCGAAGCTCGAGAAGATAGTGATCAACATCGGCCTCGGGGAGGCCGTGAAGGAAATAAAGGTCATCGACGCGGCCTCCCGCGACCTCGCGGCCATAACCGGCCAGAAGCCGGTAGTCACCAAGGCCAAGAAGTCGATAGCCACCTACAAGCTCAGGGCCGGCATGCCTATCGGGTGCATGGTCACGCTCCGGGGCGCGAAGATGTACGAGTTCTTCGACCGCTTCGCGAGCTTCGCAGCGCCCAGGATACGGGACTTCAAGGGCATGCCGGACAAGTCCTTCGACGGCAGGGGCAATTACACCATAGGCGTCAAGGAACAGATAATATTCCCCGAGATAGAGTACGACAAGATCGACAAGATACGGGGACTCAACATCACCATCAACACCACAGCCAAGAGCGACGAGGAGGCCAAGGCCCTCCTCAGGCACCTGGGAATGCCTTTCAGGAGCTGA
- a CDS encoding type Z 30S ribosomal protein S14: MAKKSLIAKAKRKQKFKVREYNRCPICGRSRAYYRKFNMCRLCLRKMALKGDLPGVVKASW, encoded by the coding sequence TTGGCTAAGAAGTCACTCATCGCCAAGGCCAAGAGGAAGCAGAAGTTCAAGGTCAGGGAATACAACCGTTGCCCGATATGCGGCAGGTCGAGGGCCTACTACAGGAAGTTCAACATGTGCAGGCTTTGCCTCAGGAAGATGGCCCTCAAGGGCGACCTCCCCGGCGTGGTCAAGGCCAGCTGGTAA
- the rpsH gene encoding 30S ribosomal protein S8 translates to MSMTDPIADMLTRLRNAVQAKHQEVVMPSSGVKLEIAKILKEEGYIKDVTSFKEGARNFLKIQLKWSASKKSSISSIRRASKPGLRKYVGKDEIPRVLNGLGVAIVSTSRGVMTDRKARELGVGGEVLCTIH, encoded by the coding sequence ATGTCTATGACAGACCCGATCGCGGACATGCTCACGAGACTCAGGAACGCGGTCCAGGCGAAGCACCAGGAGGTCGTGATGCCCTCCTCGGGCGTGAAGCTCGAAATCGCGAAGATCCTCAAGGAAGAGGGCTATATAAAAGACGTCACTTCCTTCAAGGAGGGGGCCAGGAACTTCCTGAAGATCCAGCTCAAGTGGAGCGCCTCCAAGAAAAGCTCGATATCCTCCATCAGGAGGGCGAGCAAGCCCGGCCTCAGGAAATACGTTGGCAAGGACGAGATACCCAGGGTCCTGAACGGGCTCGGCGTGGCGATAGTCTCCACCTCCAGGGGTGTTATGACCGATAGGAAGGCCAGGGAGCTCGGAGTCGGCGGCGAGGTACTCTGCACTATACATTAA